A section of the Verrucomicrobiota bacterium genome encodes:
- a CDS encoding YkgJ family cysteine cluster protein → MPIFLECQRCTACCRWPGQVRLTEAEIAQVAAFKGLSEQDFIQQFTRLRHDRRRLVLQENPDGSCVFLEGHDCSVQAVKPQQCRDFPNLWNSPGFEKICHAIP, encoded by the coding sequence CCTCGAATGTCAACGTTGCACCGCTTGCTGCCGCTGGCCAGGGCAAGTGCGATTGACCGAAGCCGAAATCGCGCAGGTTGCGGCCTTCAAGGGCCTGAGCGAACAGGATTTCATCCAGCAGTTCACCCGGCTCCGCCACGATCGTCGCCGGCTTGTATTGCAGGAAAATCCGGATGGTTCCTGTGTGTTTCTCGAAGGCCATGATTGCTCGGTTCAAGCCGTCAAGCCGCAGCAATGCCGGGATTTTCCGAACCTCTGGAACTCTCCCGGCTTCGAGAAAATCTGCCACGCCATCCCG